The Lycium barbarum isolate Lr01 chromosome 12, ASM1917538v2, whole genome shotgun sequence genome includes a region encoding these proteins:
- the LOC132625088 gene encoding uncharacterized protein LOC132625088 isoform X2 — MVIELFIISFFFFWFPTHGSVPALESDYIRIRSVLRPYSSSLPVAQSGFPPRGSKYKKGESDSPAAAVAGTLQTHAGDIADFIHKEIKLPPVLLGHSFGGLIVQYYIANIRSEAVKGSNSETKSLFPSLAGAVLVCSVPPSGNSGLVWRYLFSKPIAAFKVTRSLAAKAFQTSLPLCKETFFSAAMEDQLVMRYQQLMTESSRMPLFDLRKLNASLPVPQLEDPAFKVLVVGAKDDFIVDMQGLNETGRFYGVPTVCIEGVAHDMMIDCSWTKGAQSILSWLNGLNKAGTQL; from the exons ATGGTAATTGAGCTATtcataatttcttttttttttttttggtttcccaccCATGGTTCGGTACCCGCATTGGAGTCCGACTATATCCGGATTCGCTCCGTCTTAAGGCCCTATTCAAGCTCCCTGCCAGTGGCGCAGTCAGGATTTCCGccgaggggttcaaaatataaaaaa GGAGAAAGTGATTCACCTGCTGCCGCGGTTGCTGGTACCCTCCAG ACACATGCAGGAGATATTGCTGACTTCATCCACAAAGAGATCAAGTTGCCACCAGTGTTGCTTGGACATTCATTTGGCGGGCTTATTGTTCAGTATTACATTGCAAATATTAGAAGTGAAGCAGTAAAAG GATCTAATTCAGAAACGAAAAGCTTATTCCCCAGTCTTGCTGGAGCTGTGCTTGTTTGCTCAGTACCCCCGTCGGGTAATAG TGGTTTAGTTTGGCGATATCTCTTCTCCAAGCCTATTGCTGCTTTCAAG GTAACTCGGAGCCTGGCAGCCAAAGCTTTTCAAACATCTTTACCTCTTTGTAAAGAAACATTTTTCTCAGCAGCAATGGAGGATCAGCTGGTTATGCG TTACCAACAGCTAATGACTGAAAGCTCAAGGATGCCATTGTTTGATCTAAGAAAGCTCAATGCATCTCTTCCAGTCCCTCAACTCGAGGATCCTGCATTTAAAGTACTCGTAGTGGGTGCAAAGGATGATTTCATTGTG GACATGCAAGGACTCAATGAAACAGGAAGGTTCTATGGCGTCCCAACAGTCTGTATTGAAGGGGTTGCTCATGATATGATGATAGATTGCTCATGGACAAAGGGTGCACAATCGATCCTATCATGGTTAAACGGCTTAAATAAAGCTGGGACACAACTATGA
- the LOC132625087 gene encoding mannose-6-phosphate isomerase 1-like: MEAEPVPTTMEESFKELVRLTGSVKNYDWGRPAKESCVARLYKLNSGAKIDENQPYAEFWMGTHDSGPSYVVEEKGRTTENNGYSNGGGIKDKCTLKDWIEKYPSVLGETVLTKWGTQLPFLFKVLSVAKALSIQAHPDKDLAILLHKEQPLVYKDDNHKPEMALALTEFEALCGFISLEDLKVIVQTVPEIVEVVGNAPAERVLDLNEDDEEEKVKLVLRNLFTEMMLASKDVITEVIAKLISRLNIKNKARQLTDKEQLVLRLDKQYPADIGVLAAFLFNYVKLKPGEALYLGANEPHAYVYGECIECMATSDNVVRAGLTPKHRDVRTLCSMLTYRQGNPEILHGTTINPYTVRYLPPFDEFEVDRCILPPHSTVAFPSAPGPSMFVVMGGEGTMTTSAEEIVAEGDVLFAPANSRITIATSSGLHLYRAGVNSRFFEE, from the exons atgGAGGCTGAGCCTGTGCCAACAACAATGGAAGAGAGTTTTAAGGAGTTAGTCAGGTTAACCGGTTCTGTCAAGAACTACGATTGGGGCCGTCCCGCAAAGGAATCTTGTGTTGCACGACTATATAAACTCAATTCTGGTGCCAAAATTGATGAAAACCAGCCTTACGCAGAGTTTTGGATGGGAACTCACGATTCTGGCCCGTCATACGTTGtagaagaaaaaggaagaacAACTGAGAATAATGGATACTCTAATGGTGGTGGAATTAAAGACAAGTGTACTTTGAAAGATTGGATTGAAAAGTACCCTAGTGTTCTTGGTGAAACTGTTCTTACCAAGTGGGGTACCCAACTCCCCTTTCTCTTCAAG GTACTCTCTGTTGCGAAAGCTTTGTCTATACAAGCCCATCCAGACAAGGATCTGGCAATTCTTCTGCATAAGGAGCAGCCACTTGTTTACAAGGATGACAATCATAAACCTGAGATGGCTTTGGCTTTGACTGAATTTGAGGCCTTGTGTGGCTTCATAAGTCTTGAG GATCTTAAAGTGATTGTTCAGACTGTGCCTGAGATTGTTGAAGTGGTTGGTAATGCGCCTGCAGAGCGAGTATTGGACTTGAACGAGGATGACGAAGAGGAGAAAGTTAAGTTAGTACTCAGAAATTTATTTACGGAGATGATGTTAGCTAGCAAGGATGTGATCACGGAAGTGATTGCTAAGCTGATTAGTCGTCTGAACATTAAAAATAAG GCAAGACAGCTGACTGACAAAGAACAACTGGTCCTAAGACTTGATAAGCAGTATCCAGCTGATATTGGTGTTTTAGCTGCATTCTTGTTTAATTATGTGAAGCTCAAACCTGGTGAAGCTTTATATTTAGGGGCAAATGAACCCCATGCATATGTCTATGGTGAGTGTATTGAATGCATGGCGACCTCAGACAATGTGGTACGCGCTGGCCTAACCCCCAAACACCGGGATGTTAGAACTCTCTGTTCAATGCTCACCTACAGACAG GGTAACCCGGAAATTCTGCATGGTACGACAATAAATCCGTACACAGTGAGATACCTCCCTCCTTTTGATGAATTTGAGGTGGATCGTTGCATTCTTCCCCCACATTCAACTGTTGCCTTCCCTTCTGCTCCTGGTCCGTCCATGTTTGTGGTCATGGGAGGAGAGGGGACAATGACCACATCAGCGGAAGAGATTGTTGCTGAAGGTGATGTCCTATTTGCACCTGCAAATAGCAGGATTACCATTGCAACTTCCTCTGGTTTGCACTTGTATAGAGCAGGCGTAAACAGTAGATTTTTCGAGGAATGA